One Gadus morhua chromosome 23, gadMor3.0, whole genome shotgun sequence DNA segment encodes these proteins:
- the LOC115537488 gene encoding gamma-crystallin M1-like, protein MMGKITFYEEKNFQGRSYECMSDCADMSSHMSRCQSCRVESGCFMVYERNNYMGNQYFMRRGEYRDMNRMMSMGMMFDNIRSCRMIPYHKGQFRMKIYERENFGGQSYDLMDDCDDVQDRYRMSDCQSCNVMDGHWLMYEQPQYRGRMMYMRPGEYKSFREMMSGQRFMSMRRITDMC, encoded by the exons ATGATGGGCAAG ATCACTTTCTACGAGGAGAAGAATTTCCAGGGTCGCTCCTATGAGTGCATGAGCGACTGTGCCGACATGTCCTCTCACATGAGCAGGTGCCAGTCCTGCAGGGTGGAGAGTGGCTGCTTCATGGTCTACGAGAGGAACAACTACATGGGAAACCAGTACTtcatgaggaggggagagtacCGTGACATGAACCGCATGATGAGCATGGGAATGATGTTTGACAACATCAGGTCCTGCAGGATGATCCCCTAT CACAAAGGCCAGTTCAGGATGAAGATCTACGAGAGGGAGAACTTCGGTGGTCAGTCCTATGATCTGATGGACGACTGTGACGACGTCCAGGATCGTTACCGTATGTCCGACTGCCAGTCCTGCAACGTGATGGACGGACACTGGCTGATGTACGAGCAGCCCCAGTACAGAGGCAGGATGATGTACATGAGGCCCGGAGAGTACAAGAGCTTCAGGGAGATGATGAGCGGCCAGAGGTTCATGAGCATGAGGCGCATCACTGACATGTGTTAG